One stretch of Podospora bellae-mahoneyi strain CBS 112042 chromosome 2, whole genome shotgun sequence DNA includes these proteins:
- a CDS encoding hypothetical protein (COG:L; EggNog:ENOG503NZA4), which translates to MGISSCLEPRFRAANPNTPPEVLTPDSASYSSRQSEERTWNPPAPLSPPMSHYDPAVKANDMSSSSSSSNKGPEERRDTGSDHNAPRQQLPSLSSIFGPPTQIRSFHSPLSERPGSYPATSPLDRPPSSVPSLDRPFSSSSYFPPATTSTASQPRSVLDPRYQERPQIPALSRVFPGPLSPHSREEQQPRPDSRLDYTSGGQWSVQHEASKEYSLGSRGETTYRPTAERYPAHLSGTSRDEGRHMEYREQLTPQTPSHTLPATPTSSAPSEGAPAKDGLGPKIWTGTHFLPRFVRAAEVPGEGMCYFYDDGSHCKTVIDGEQVNAHWGVTKAGKPRKRLAIACVTCREKKIKCDPDYPRCVQCEKFGRVCKFKNAPRGGHNASSPSTPPAESEDTRRLGGLIRGPTDYTRPGSHSSGSVSPRTTLRHPSPDMPTSAPAKRIRVGYDHYSPATSVRSPMGPVPDTSRQSLPWRQSETLPRIHEDILCRAWQTDPYVSDPQSVTSTIASVFVHTESAALRFLPPKPSFHTWVQNSAHRKSPEDLMLVYSILAIGAVLSRAGSRSVAHEYAQVARYAAERSQPSLQLVQARLALAMHYLAVSRQTDANDMLSRAISTAMWLQLNVELDHVGENDSRVTPWGLTRQEYAECRRRTFWSCCLMERLNETFATRPVTINKDDIFLRLPAADTTNLDDRAPHFDPMLRPLSESAGVGIMSYLIQITAMWGDVMTFINRASRRGELYDAGFGDFHRRTIATLDAWESSLPKRLQFLPARLEMVSPEDQGPLILLHTVHHLTRIKLHRHVHLRALQPATVHDFIGVSMKHAAKLLEVAVAVAQAQVITPPPFISTGILEAMDVLSSTGCGSELPGLVDRFAVARSVLEVLGTSWEDAKVHCMAMDHRLERLIDLGDWMGKLGRVGREGIEVQGTRVFESETEEGVVVMRWRMPDGMDRRFPKEMDLVYSGVVMGK; encoded by the exons ATGGGGATTTCATCCTGCCTCGAACCTCGATTCCGTGCGGccaacccaaacaccccaCCCGAGGTGCTCACACCAGACTCGGCCTCTTATAGTTCAAGACAGTCCGAGGAGAGGACCTGGAACCCGCCTGctcctctctcccctcccatgTCACACTATGATCCGGCCGTCAAGGCAAACgacatgtcgtcgtcgtcgtcgtcgtctaACAAAGGCCCGGAAGAGCGCAGGGATACGGGATCCGATCATAACGCACCAAGGCAACAGCTTCCATCTTTGAGCAGCATCTTTGGGCCACCAACCCAGATTCGATCCTTTCACTCTCCTCTTTCCGAGCGCCCTGGCTCCTATCCGGCCACCTCACCATTGGATCGACCTCCTAGCTCAGTTCCAAGCTTGGACAGACCAttctcttcgtcatcgtACTTTCCACCCGCGACGACATCCACTGCTTCACAGCCGCGAAGTGTACTGGACCCTAGGTATCAGGAACGCCCCCAGATTCCGGCCCTGTCCCGGGTTTTCCCTGGACCGCTTTCGCCTCATTCACGAGAGGAACAGCAACCAAGGCCAGATAGCCGACTCGATTACACTTCAGGAGGACAATGGTCGGTGCAACATGAGGCTAGCAAAGAGTATTCGCTCGGCAGCCGTGGAGAAACGACCTACAGGCCGACGGCAGAGAGATACCCTGCTCACCTTTCAGGGACGAGTCGCGATGAGGGAAGACACATGGAATATCGGGAGCAATTAACACCACAGACACCATCGCACACTCTTCCTGCCACTCCGACCAGCAGCGCCCCATCTGAGGGGGCCCCCGCAAAGGATGGACTGGGGCCCAAGATCTGGACAGGGACACACTTTCTGCCACGGTTCGTCAGAGCTGCCGAGGTGCCTGGTGAAGGAATGTGCTACTTTTACGATGATGGGAGTCATTGCAAGACAGTGATTGACGGGGAGCAAGTCAATGCTCACTGGGGAGTCACCAAAGCTGGAAAGCCCCGGAAGAGGCTTGCTATCGCCTGCGTCACCTGCCgtgagaagaagatcaagtgCGATCCGGATTACCCGCGCTGTGTCCAGTGCGAAAAGTTCGGCCGTGTTTGCAAGTTCAAGAATGC TCCTCGAGGTGGTCACAACGCTTCCTCTCCGTCCACGCCTCCTGCCGAGTCGGAGGATACACGGAGGCTTGGAGGTTTGATCAGAGGCCCTACCGACTACACACGGCCGGGTAGCCACTCGAGCGGTTCTGTCTCACCCAGAACGACGCTCCGACACCCGAGCCCCGATATGCCCACCTCTGCACCTGCGAAGCGTATTCGAGTTGGCTACGATCACTACAGCCCAGCGACCAGTGTACGCTCACCGATGGGACCAGTGCCCGACACCTCCCGCCAATCCCTGCCATGGCGGCAGTCAGAAACGCTCCCTCGTATCCACGAGGACATCTTGTGCAGAGCGTGGCAAACAGACCCGTATGTGTCCGATCCTCAATCTGTAACTAGCACCATTGCCTCCGTCTTTGTACACACGGAGAGCGCAGCACTTCGCTTCCTCCCTCCGAAACCGTCTTTCCACACATGGGTTCAGAACAGCGCTCACAGAAAATCACCAGAAGACCTGATGCTCGTGTATagcatcctcgccatcggtGCCGTCCTCTCGCGGGCCGGTTCGAGGAGCGTTGCGCACGAGTACGCCCAGGTGGCTCGGTACGCTGCAGAACGCTCGCAGCCGTCGCTCCAGCTGGTTCAAGCCAGACTTGCCCTTGCCATGCACTACCTCGCTGTCTCGAGACAGACCGACGCGAATGACATGCTGAGCAGGGCCATTTCTACAGCGATGTGGCTACAGTTGAACGTGGAACTTGACCATGTGGGAGAAAACGATTCGAGGGTAACGCCTTGGGGTTTGACGAGGCAAGAATATGCCGAGTGTCGGAGACGGACATTTTGGTCATGTTGCCTGATGGAGCGGCTTAACGAGACGTTTGCAACTCGACcagtcaccatcaacaaggaCGACATCTTTCTCCGGCTCCCAGCAGCGGATACTACGAACTTGGACGACCGAGCGCCCCATTTCGACCCGATGCTGCGTCCGCTATCCGAATCGGCCGGGGTTGGAATTATGTCCTATCTGATTCAGATCACAGCTATGTGGGGTGATGTCATGACATTTATCAACAGAGCCTCGCGCCGGGGAGAGCTCTACGATGCCGGGTTTGGTGATTTCCACCGTCGAACTATCGCTACCCTTGATGCTTGGGAGTCTTCTCTGCCGAAAAGGCTCCAGTTTCTGCCTGCAAGGTTGGAGATGGTCTCACCTGAAGATCAGGGCCCGCTCATACTTTTACACACCGTCCATCACCTGACGAGAATCAAGCTCCATCGGCACGTCCACCTGCGAGCTTTACAGCCCGCCACAGTCCATGACTTTATCGGCGTTTCTATGAAACATGCTGCCAAACTCCTCGAGGTGGCAGTGGCAGTGGCGCAGGCACAAGTCATCACCCCGCCCCCGTTCATCAGCACCGGAATCCTCGAAGCGATGGACGTTCTTTCATCAACCGGCTGTGGATCCGAACTGCCGGGGTTGGTCGACAGATTTGCCGTGGCGAGAAGCGTGCTGGAGGTGCTTGGGACAAGCTGGGAGGATGCCAAGGTTCACTGCATGGCGATGGATCACCGGCTGGAAAGACTGATCGATCTGGGCGACTGGATGGGCAAGCTTGGCCGAGTGGGACGGGAAGGCATCGAGGTTCAAGGCACGAGGGTGTTTGAATCTGAGACGGAAGAAggcgtggtggtgatgcggtGGCGGATGCCTGACGGGATGGACAGAAGATTCCCCAAGGAGATGGATCTTGTTTACTCGGGTGTTGTGATGGGAAAATGA